The Chitinivibrio alkaliphilus ACht1 DNA window CAACCGGAACATGTGGAAACACCCAATAAAAAAACAATAGATGAGGTTTCAGAATATTTAGGTATTGCTCCCCATATGACTGTAAAAATGCTGGTGTATAAGCGGGAAGATGATTCCTTGGTTGGGGTGCTTATTCGTGGTGATCTGACACTCAACGAGGTGAAATTAAAAAATCATATCTGTGCAGAATATATAGAACTTCCCTATGATGAAGAATTGAGTGTTGCCGGTCTTGTACCCGGGTATATGGGGCCCCTTGGCCTTGATCACACCCTTCCCATTTTTGCTGATTATTCGGTTAAGAATATGGAGCACGCAGTGGTTGGTGGAAATAAAGAGGGAGTTCATACACGGAATGTGTCTCCCCGCCGTGATCTTTCCCACCTAGAGTACGGAGATTTTGCCATGGCGGATGCGGGAGATTCCTGTCGCTGTGGTGGTACCCTTGACTCCTGTCGTGGTATTGAGGTTGGGCAGGTTTTTAAATTACAAAAAAAGTACACCAGTTCCATGGGCATGAGTTTTTTGACCGCAGAAGGAAAGGCCGATACACCTACCATGGGATGCTATGGGATTGGCGTTGGTCGAACCGCTGCAGCTGCTGTAGAGCAAAACTTTGATTCTGATGGTATTGTGTGGCCAGAGGAAATTGCTCCCTATGCAGTACTTCTCATCTCCCTTGATCCCAAAGATGCAGAAGTGGCCCAATTGACCAAAACACTTCACGATACTTGGGAGAATCGTGGCATTGATGTATTGGTGGATGATCGCAAGGAGCGTCCCGGGGTCAAATTTAAAGACGCTGATCTCATTGGTATTCCTCATCAGATTATTATTGGTAAGAAGAGTCTGAAAAAAGGAC harbors:
- a CDS encoding proline--tRNA ligase, giving the protein MYWKNAFIYTLREDPSEAEIISHKLMIRAGMISKVSSGIYNYLPLGLRVIRNIERIIREEMEAAGAAELLMPAVVPASLWQESGRWDLYGRELLRVKDRKDNEFCIGPTHEEVVVDIVRRSVKSYKDLPLNVYQIQSKFRDEIRPRFGLMRGREFIMKDAYSFHASDVCLEKTYQLMKQVYTNIFSRFGLDFRPVEADSGAIGGDVTHEFHVLADSGEDKIIFCPECDYAANVEKAAAQRDTHFGASLEEIAQPEHVETPNKKTIDEVSEYLGIAPHMTVKMLVYKREDDSLVGVLIRGDLTLNEVKLKNHICAEYIELPYDEELSVAGLVPGYMGPLGLDHTLPIFADYSVKNMEHAVVGGNKEGVHTRNVSPRRDLSHLEYGDFAMADAGDSCRCGGTLDSCRGIEVGQVFKLQKKYTSSMGMSFLTAEGKADTPTMGCYGIGVGRTAAAAVEQNFDSDGIVWPEEIAPYAVLLISLDPKDAEVAQLTKTLHDTWENRGIDVLVDDRKERPGVKFKDADLIGIPHQIIIGKKSLKKGQVEYKNRRKKEKQSLGIDAVAEHILSLCTADKNE